One window of Medicago truncatula cultivar Jemalong A17 chromosome 2, MtrunA17r5.0-ANR, whole genome shotgun sequence genomic DNA carries:
- the LOC11418837 gene encoding costars family protein: MNVEEEVGRLKEEIKRLGKLQSDGSYKVTFGTLFHDDQCANIFEALVGTLRAAKKRKVLTYEGELLLQGVHDNVEITLNPTPAAAASN, translated from the exons ATGAACGTGGAAGAAGAAGTTGGACGCCTAAAGGAAGAAATCAAGAGGCTTGGCAAGCTCCAATCAGATGGTTCTTACAAG GTTACATTTGGAACGCTATTTCATGATGACCAATGTGCAAATATATTTGAAGCACTTGTTGGGACACTAAGAGCAGCTAAAAAACGAAAAGTATTAACATATGAAGGTGAATTGCTGCTGCAAGGAGTCCATGACAATGTGGAAATCACTCTTAATCCCACCCCTGCTGCTGCTGCTTCCAACTGA
- the LOC11423592 gene encoding putative wall-associated receptor kinase-like 16 has translation MHMAVASNQLLQLVVFAVFFAKATTQQLSLPNCTTKCGSVTIPFPFGTTKDCSLDNTFLINCTKASSSSSSTSTHIPFLPHTNQTVLNISLDGELRVAWPVASDCYDEKSIQVNQSFWGIRMTHFPVSSTRNKFVAVGCDTIAILAAFDFGGNNYTTGCLALCNRFNDIVANESCSGTGCCQISIPQGHLFEKVSFVTVGAFNNHSAVHDFNPCGYAFFVENGAYTFESTDLLKLEKKEFPVLLDWAVGNQTCQQAQKDLANYACKDNKSTCYNPPEKSGYLCRCLHGYRGNPYLIHGCQDINECMESNDCVEEATCTNLPGSYQCLCPAEYEGNGKMNGTKCSPKSNTKSRKEIIMIIAMSVSMSLVALLVGSFYAYLALKKRKLIKLKEQFFQQNGGLLLQQEVVRHGGSTETTKVFTVEELNEATNNFDEGKILGQGGQGTVYKGVLQDKRIVAIKKSKISDPNQIEPFINEVIVLSQINHRNVVKLLGCCLETEVPLLVYEFIPNGTVYEHLHDQNPTLKLTWKTRLRIAKETAGVLAYLHSAASTPIIHRDVKSSNILLDRNLTAKVSDFGASRIVPLDHSQIKTLVQGTWGYLDPEYFHTSQLTEKSDVYSFGVVLAELLAGKKALSFSRPELDRNLALYFVSSMKDGQLLHILDKNIDEANIEQLKEVALIAERCLRVKGEERPTMKEVAAELEGILVIEEHRWGSGNQSSEETDTLLRTTSPIIVTDGGNNYSSESYSINQITMSFVGGR, from the exons ATGCACATGGCTGTGGCCTCAAATCAGTTGCTGCAGCTGGTAGTTTTTGCGGTCTTTTTTGCAAAAGCAACAACTCAGCAACTATCTCTCCCAAACTGCACAACAAAGTGTGGCTCTGTCACAATTCCCTTTCCATTTGGAACCACCAAGGATTGTTCCTTGGACAACACTTTTCTCATAAATTGCACCAaagcatcttcttcttcttcttcaacctcAACCCATATACCTTTCCTGCCACATACTAATCAAACTGTCCTAAACATCTCGCTTGATGGTGAACTGCGTGTTGCATGGCCAGTAGCCAGCGATTGCTACGACGAAAAGAGCATACAGGTGAACCAATCATTTTGGGGTATCAGAATGACACATTTTCCCGTCTCATCAACACGAAACAAGTTTGTTGCCGTTGGCTGTGACACGATTGCAATACTCGCAGCATTTGATTTTGGGGGAAACAACTACACCACGGGATGTTTGGCTTTGTGCAACAGGTTTAATGATATCGTGGCCAATGAATCTTGCTCCGGCACTGGTTGTTGTCAGATTTCAATACCGCAAGGTCATTTGTTCGAGAAAGTGTCCTTTGTTACTGTAGGTGCATTCAACAATCACTCAGCAGTACATGACTTCAATCCTTGTGGTTAtgctttttttgttgaaaatggaGCCTACACTTTCGAATCCACGGACCTCCTCAAGTTGGAGAAGAAGGAATTTCCTGTGTTGTTGGACTGGGCAGTAGGGAACCAAACGTGCCAGCAAGCTCAGAAGGATCTTGCAAATTATGCCTGTAAGGACAACAAAAGTACATGTTACAATCCACCTGAGAAATCTGGTTACCTTTGCAGATGCCTTCATGGATATAGGGGAAATCCTTACCTCATTCATGGTTGCCAAG ATATTAATGAATGTATGGAGTCCAATGACTGTGTTGAGGAAGCAACATGCACCAATCTTCCTGGAAGCTACCAGTGTTTATGTCCGGCAGAATATGAGGGAAACGGGAAGATGAATGGAACAAAATGCAGTCCAAAATCCAATACCAAATCAAGAAAAGAGATCATAATGATCATTGCAATGA GTGTCAGCATGAGCCTTGTAGCACTACTGGTTGGAAGCTTTTATGCGTATTTGGCATTAAAGAAAAGAAAGCTCATTAAActgaaagaacaattttttcaacaaaatggTGGCTTACTACTACAACAAGAAGTAGTGAGGCACGGAGGGTCAACTGAAACAACTAAAGTCTTCACTGTTGAGGAGCTAAATGAAGCAACCAACAACTTCGACGAAGGCAAGATTCTAGGCCAAGGAGGTCAGGGAACAGTTTACAAAGGAGTTTTACAAGATAAAAGAATTGTAGCTATTAAGAAGTCCAAAATCAGTGACCCTAACCAGATTGAGCCGTTCATCAATGAAGTGATTGTGCTTTCACAAATCAACCATAGAAATGTGGTAAAGCTCTTGGGTTGTTGTTTAGAGACAGAAGTTCCTTTACTTGTTTACGAATTCATTCCCAATGGTACTGTTTATGAGCATCTTCATGATCAAAATCCAACTTTAAAGCTTACATGGAAAACAAGATTGAGAATAGCAAAAGAAACTGCTGGAGTCCTAGCATACTTGCATTCTGCTGCATCTACACCAATCATACATAGAGATGTGAAATCTTCAAACATACTCCTAGATCGCAATCTCACGGCAAAGGTTTCTGACTTTGGAGCTTCTAGGATTGTTCCTCTTGACCATAGTCAGATAAAAACCCTAGTACAAGGGACATGGGGGTACCTTGACCCGGAATATTTCCACACAAGCCAATTGACAGAGAAGAGTGACGTCTATAGCTTTGGAGTTGTACTAGCAGAGCTACTGGCAGGAAAGAAGGCACTATCTTTTAGCAGGCCAGAGTTGGATAGAAACCTTGCATTGTACTTTGTTTCTTCAATGAAAGATGGTCAGTTACTTCATATTTTGGACAAAAATATTGACGAGGCGAACATTGAGCAACTAAAGGAGGTTGCCCTTATTGCAGAAAGGTGTTTACGGGTGAAGGGTGAGGAAAGACCCACCATGAAAGAAGTGGCAGCGGAACTGGAGGGAATATTAGTTATTGAAGAGCACCGTTGGGGAAGTGGAAATCAGTCTTCAGAAGAAACTGATACATTGCTCAGAACAACATCACCTATCATTGTTACAGATGGTGGCAATAATTATTCTTCTGAATCATACAGCATAAACCAGATTACAATGTCATTTGTTGGTGGAAGATGA